From the genome of Lotus japonicus ecotype B-129 chromosome 6, LjGifu_v1.2, one region includes:
- the LOC130723430 gene encoding serine/threonine receptor-like kinase NFP translates to MTSCNPPPLPHHHHWCCCVLSLLLSLLLLHFPVLDAQTPRQVNNTGFSCSKSSSNYPCSAYAFYRANSPNFLDLATIGDLFSVSRLMIAKPSNISSPSSSLLPDQPLFVPLSCSCNSVNTTFGSISYANISYTIKPNDTFFIVSSTHFQNLTTYPSVEVVNPTLLPTNLQIGDNVVFPVFCKCPNKTISNYMISYVVQPSDNISSIASRFGAREQSIIDANGGGDDALHVYDTIFIPVTRLPVLSQPTAVAPSAPPPPPPPRTDRSGTVRGLAVGLGITGLLLILVSGLWVCLWVGRRDEGKQKKQGNLYLGGGGGRGKESMADAKLIASVSDCLDKYRVFGIEELMEATGGFSENCLIQGSVYRGSIDGEIYAIKKMRWNAYDELKILQKVNHGNLVKLEGFCTDPEESNCFLVYEYVENGSLYSWLHQDCRNEKLSWKTRLRIAIDIANGLQYIHEHTRPRVVHKDIKSSNILLDANMRAKIANFGLAKSGMNAITMHIVGTQGYIAPEYLADGVVSTKMDVFSFGVVLLELVSGKEAIDEEGNLLWASAIRTFEVGNEVEKGRRLREWLDKGVLRETCSMESLMGVVAVAIACLHRDPTKRPSIVDIVYALSKSEDIGFDVSDEGIGSPRVMAR, encoded by the exons atgaCAAGTTGcaatcctcctcctcttcctcatcatcatcactggTGTTGTTGTGTTCTCTCACTGCTGCTGTCACTCCTCCTCCTTCACTTCCCTGTGCTTGATGCTCAGACACCGAGACAAGTAAACAACACAGGCTTCAGCTGCAGCAAGAGCAGCAGCAACTACCCATGTTCAGCCTATGCTTTCTACCGTGCCAATTCCCCCAACTTCCTCGACCTCGCCACCATCGGCGACCTCTTCTCCGTCAGCCGCCTCATGATCGCTAAACCCAGCAACATCTCCTCCCCTTCCTCATCTTTACTCCCCGACCAACCCCTCTTTGTTCCATTGTCCTGCTCCTGCAACTCCGTCAACACCACCTTCGGCTCCATCTCCTACGCCAACATCTCCTACACCATCAAACCCAACGACACCTTCTTCATCGTCTCCTCCACCCACTTTCAGAACCTCACCACCTACCCTTCTGTCGAGGTCGTCAACCCCACCCTCCTCCCTACCAACCTCCAAATCGGTGACAACGTTGTCTTCCCTGTTTTCTGCAAGTGCCCCAACAAAACCATATCCAATTACATGATCTCCTACGTTGTTCAACCCTCTGACAACATCTCTTCCATTGCTTCAAGATTCGGAGCACGGGAACAGTCCATAATCGATGCGAACGGTGGTGGTGATGACGCTCTTCATGTTTATGACACCATTTTTATCCCGGTGACTCGGTTGCCCGTTCTGTCGCAGCCCACGGCGGTTGCTCCctctgctcctcctcctccgcctcctCCTCGAACTGATAGATCAGGGACTGTTAGAGGGTTGGCGGTTGGGTTGGGAATTACagggttgttgttgattttggtgAGTGGGTTGTGGGTCTGCTTGTGGGTGGGGAGGAGAGATGAGGGAAAACAGAAGAAGCAGGGGAATTTGTATttgggaggaggaggaggaagagggaaAGAGAGTATGGCGGATGCCAAGTTGATTGCTAGTGTGTCTGATTGCTTGGACAAGTACAGGGTTTTTGGGATTGAGGAGCTGATGGAGGCCACTGGTGGGTTTAGTGAAAATTGTTTGATTCAGGGGTCTGTTTACAGAGGATCCATTGATGGGGAGATCTATGCAATCAAGAAGATGAGGTGGAATGCTTATGATGAGCTCAAGATCTTGCAGAAG GTAAACCATGGGAATCTGGTGAAGCTGGAGGGATTTTGCACAGACCCagaagaatcaaattgcttTCTAGTCTACGAATACGTGGAGAATGGATCTCTCTACTCCTGGCTGCACCAGGACTGCAGGAATGAAAAGCTGAGCTGGAAAACAAGGCTGCGAATCGCCATCGACATTGCCAACGGCCTCCAATACATCCACGAGCACACGAGGCCTCGCGTGGTACACAAAGACATAAAGAGCAGCAACATTCTGTTGGACGCCAACATGAGAGCCAAGATTGCAAATTTCGGGCTCGCGAAATCAGGAATGAATGCAATCACAATGCACATTGTGGGGACACAGGGCTACATAGCCCCTGAGTATCTCGCTGATGGTGTGGTCTCGACGAAGATGGACGTGTTCTCTTTCGGAGTCGTGTTGCTTGAACTGGTTTCTGGGAAGGAAGCCATTGATGAGGAGGGGAATCTGCTGTGGGCAAGTGCAATTAGAACGTTTGAAGTGGGTAATGAGGTAGAGAAGGGTAGAAGATTGAGGGAATGGTTGGATAAGGGTGTGTTAAGAGAGACATGCTCAATGGAAAGTTTGATGGGGGTTGTTGCGGTTGCAATTGCTTGTTTGCATAGAGACCCAACAAAGAGGCCCAGCATAGTGGATATTGTGTATGCACTCAGTAAAAGTGAAGATATTGGCTTTGACGTCTCAGATGAAGGTATAGGTTCGCCACGGGTGATGGCAAGGTGA